Proteins found in one Apostichopus japonicus isolate 1M-3 chromosome 16, ASM3797524v1, whole genome shotgun sequence genomic segment:
- the LOC139982682 gene encoding uncharacterized protein, which yields MENLRSKLETLDVGSSDEHASGYEEPSLSSSAQAAQAFVTSSQSTERPKFVVRTENVKSTVTDKKSLLIDALKRRYKIQYEAIQPIPYIKERLYCVDKVFVEGGTEFYSVRGTADKGEWVRVNSYRDIFTDSRIKSKRRIIEAEPGYGKSTVTLQLAYDWCNGVENSPLKDVEILILLRLRQLGNVKSIYKAVKLFLVPDEPRIKSSDIKNIIKSCSSVELLLDGYDEYPDKDKRTGSDVDRIIKKDLFEDFEVSLTTRYLPKDYGRYNTKRVRLVGFDEKARDQYIRKAIAGDNEEVVENIKRALKANPILDDLCQVPIFFVMFAHMTHEKEYFQTFKSVTEFFRYMIQCFHDHMRKKSLDQNTKKHMSEYEIEHTELSNVAFEGLSNKNQQLSWGKEKLGERLGQGFYDHYISVGILVEEEVADDTN from the exons ATGGAAAACCTTAGGTCAAAGCTTGAAACATTAGATGTGGGTTCATCTGATGAACACGCCAGTGGATATGAAGAACCGTCACTATCATCATCTGCTCAAGCTGCTCAAGCTTTTGTGACGTCATCGCAGTCAACTGAAAGGCCCAAGTTTGTTGTTAGGACTGAAAATGTGAAGTCAACAGTTACAG ACAAAAAGTCTCTTTTAATAGATGCCTTGAAAAGGCGATATAAAATACAATACGAAGCTATCCAACCAATACCGTACATTAAGGAGAGACTATATTGTGTAGATAAGGTATTTGTAGAAGGAGGTACAGAGTTCTATTCTGTTAGAGGAACAGCAGATAAAGGTGAATGGGTACGTGTGAATTCTTACAGAGATATCTTCACAGACTCCCGAATTAAATCCAAGCGTCGTATCATAGAAGCAGAGCCCGGCTATGGCAAGTCAACTGTAACCCTACAGCTTGCATATGATTGGTGCAACGGTGTAGAAAATTCACCTCTGAAAGACGTAGAAATTCTGATTCTTCTCCGGTTAAGGCAGCTTGGAAATGTCAAATCTATCTACAAAGCAGTCAAACTATTCTTGGTACCAGACGAACCGCGAATCAAATCCagtgatattaaaaatatcattaaaagcTGTTCTTCTGTTGAGTTACTCCTGGACGGATATGACGAGTATCCCGATAAGGACAAACGTACAGGAAGTGACGTAGACCGAATTATTAAGAAAGATCTGTTTGAGGATTTTGAAGTATCCTTAACAACCAGATATCTTCCAAAGGACTATGGCAGATATAATACTAAGCGAGTGAGATTAGTTGGATTTGACGAGAAAGCACGTGATCAGTACATTCGTAAGGCTATTGCTGGAGATAACGAAGAGGTTGTTGAGAACATTAAGCGCGCTTTGAAAGCTAACCCAATACTTGACGACTTATGTCAGGTTCCTATCTTCTTTGTTATGTTTGCCCACATGACTCACgaaaaggaatattttcaaacattcaAGTCGGTTACAGAATTCTTCCGCTACATGATCCAGTGTTTCCATGATCACATGAGAAAGAAATCCCTTGATCAGAATACAAAGAAGCACATGAGTGAGTATGAAATTGAGCATACTGAACTGAGTAATGTAGCGTTTGAGGGACTCagtaacaaaaaccaacaaCTATCATGGGGTAAGGAGAAACTCGGTGAACGACTTGGTCAAGGGTTTTATGATCACTATATTTCAGTTGGTATCTTGGTAGAGGAAGAAGTAGCTGACGACACAAATTAA